A region from the Merismopedia glauca CCAP 1448/3 genome encodes:
- a CDS encoding FGGY-family carbohydrate kinase, which translates to MSFYLGIDFGTSGVRAIVIDAEKTVLFESQESFTLSKLSSLANNWQVALCNQIQQIPTHLKREIIAVAIDGTSSTVLLCDATGNPVTEPILYNDARGIDNLDIIKKVAPPQHTVLSSTSSLAKLLWWQNLYPEPLYFLHQADWLAFLLHGKLGISDYHNALKLGYDVEQLNYPEWLQKLDLNFHLPEVVTPGTPIGKVQKDVAETLGLSPNCLVCAGTTDSIAAFLASGANAVGEAVTSLGSTLAVKLLSQTKIDDAKYGIYSHRLGDLWLVGGASNTGGAVLKEFFTDEELESLSQKINPSQASTLDYYPLIKAGDRFPINDPNLPPRLEPHPSNPVEFLHGLLESIARIEARGYHLLQQLGANPLKCVYTAGGGAKNYVWTQIRARNLQVSVLPSRHLQAAYGTALLAMQGTEANFSTALV; encoded by the coding sequence ATGAGTTTTTATTTAGGAATTGACTTTGGAACTTCTGGTGTTAGAGCCATAGTAATTGATGCTGAAAAAACGGTTTTATTTGAATCACAAGAATCATTTACCCTCTCTAAGTTATCAAGCTTAGCCAATAATTGGCAGGTAGCTTTATGCAATCAAATCCAACAAATTCCCACTCATTTAAAAAGAGAAATTATCGCAGTAGCAATTGATGGAACTTCATCAACTGTCTTGCTCTGCGATGCTACTGGTAATCCCGTTACAGAACCCATTCTCTACAATGATGCACGGGGAATAGACAATTTAGATATTATCAAAAAAGTTGCTCCACCCCAACATACGGTTTTAAGTTCTACCTCTAGTTTAGCTAAGCTTTTATGGTGGCAAAACCTCTATCCCGAACCCCTATACTTTCTTCATCAAGCTGATTGGTTAGCTTTTCTATTACATGGTAAATTAGGCATTAGTGATTATCATAATGCTTTAAAACTAGGTTACGATGTCGAGCAACTTAACTACCCAGAATGGTTGCAAAAATTGGATCTTAATTTCCATTTACCAGAAGTTGTAACCCCAGGAACTCCGATTGGGAAAGTTCAAAAAGATGTAGCTGAAACTTTAGGATTGTCACCCAATTGTCTGGTTTGCGCGGGTACTACTGATAGTATTGCCGCATTTTTAGCCAGTGGTGCGAATGCAGTCGGAGAAGCAGTCACTTCTTTGGGTTCCACCCTCGCAGTCAAACTGTTGAGTCAAACAAAAATCGATGATGCCAAGTATGGCATTTATAGCCACCGCTTAGGGGATTTGTGGTTAGTGGGAGGTGCATCAAATACTGGTGGTGCAGTACTGAAAGAGTTTTTCACTGATGAAGAGTTAGAGAGTTTGAGCCAAAAAATCAATCCCAGTCAAGCCAGTACTTTAGACTATTATCCCTTAATTAAGGCAGGCGATCGCTTTCCCATTAACGATCCCAATCTCCCTCCCAGACTCGAACCCCATCCCTCCAATCCCGTCGAATTTCTCCACGGTTTACTAGAAAGTATCGCTCGAATTGAAGCACGAGGCTATCATTTACTCCAACAGTTAGGTGCAAATCCCCTCAAGTGCGTCTATACGGCTGGTGGCGGTGCGAAAAACTACGTTTGGACTCAAATTAGAGCTAGAAACTTACAAGTCTCTGTCTTGCCATCTAGACACCTACAGGCGGCTTATGGAACTGCACTTTTAGCCATGCAGGGAACTGAAGCAAATTTTAGTACAGCACTTGTATAA